DNA sequence from the Scophthalmus maximus strain ysfricsl-2021 chromosome 1, ASM2237912v1, whole genome shotgun sequence genome:
AAGGTGCATTATAGAGGAAAGAGTTCAAAACTGAGGTAAAAAATAATCCACTAAAATCATGAGTGACTTAAACCAGAAACTAGAACTGTACCTGAATGTAACTGTCTTGTAATGTAATGATCTCCAGGAAAGGAATGGCTCTGAAATGGAAGGACTTTGACAATGCATgacaagaagaacaaagagTATATTCAGATCTTTATTCTGTTATGACACCTAAGAGGCACACAGTTGCTTGACGAATGCTCTGACATGTGCAGTGGAGATGGATTGAGGTTgatttctctccactgtcaccaagtgtttgctcattgcGTGAACTGTTCAAGGTTTGAGTTCAATTGACTGGGGAAGGCTGGACAAGAAATTGTGGATGTGGCGTGGCTTGCAGAGGTGGACATCTTTACTGTGGATTTCTTagcaaaagttttaaaagttaCCAACCTTTATAGGGAGGAGTAAGGCATGATgaatcacacaaacaggaatAACACTCACCAATTGCCAAtgtcaatctcagctgtcaatcttGATGGTTCACCCCTTTTTctagcatcaaataactaattaaaaccaaacttttcAGAAACAAGAACACTTCAATATACAgcagtgtgattaaaaaaatgacagaaatcatttttggaaaaaaaataatttggcgtacgtttaattttttttgtttgatccaCATCCCGTTTGTCAACATAGAGtgggcagggtttatgacctataccaCAGACAGCTACCAGGGGCGATACAAAAATGTTAGGCTCAATTTCTGCGAGCTCTCATGTAAtcagtctttatatacagtctatggttaatGTTGTTTAATGAGCTACCAAGCACTTCCTTTGAAACTTGTGGTTCAATGTCAACACAGTAGCATTACCATCAGAACATACAATCAAGTCATAGAAACATCTCTAAAGCGTTTGAAGACATGAATTCACTACAATAGCATGCTTAATTATGAATAATCAGTTGAGTGGGGGGAGGCGGGTAGTCTAACCAAATGAGAAGAAATATGACTCCTTTTAATTCCAAAGATGCCAGCCATAACTATGCCTGCATTCAGCAgttttgctttgtgtgtttgtgtgtgtgtgtgtgtgtgtgtgtgtgtgtgtgtgtgtgtgtgtgtgtgtgtgtgtgtttgtgtgtgtaaccatGCTCCTGCACATCTGTCACTGAGGCTAAGGTCATTGATGAACTGTCAATAGGTACCTACAAATTGCAGGGCTGCCTGCTTGTCAAACCACAATAACTAATTTTCCTGTTTGTACATCTGTCTCTTCTTCTGATCCGGGAGTGGAGGCCTTACAGCCTTCTCAAAGCACCTTTGACAGAGCTAGGCTAGGGTGATCAGATcccaacaaacaaaatgtgggGCAAAGAATATGTTTGTGTGGGACAATGTGGGACAAAAAAAGTTGTGCCTTTCAAACAGCATAGTGTCAAATTTATTCAGACTTTTCTAGTACCACCATCTACTGAACCACATACAGAAGTAGAACCAGAAGGCATCATTCACTTCAAGCCTTTTAAGCCTCCTAACTAAAATCCAAGCAATAAATCTTAATAgaaatttgacacaaaataaaatattagtaATGTAATGTTCGAGTATGGAAACATGACAGGTGCTAGCCTTCTACCACAGTCTGCTGACCTGTATGACTGGGAATGCTGCACAGTGTGGTAAATGCTAGTTATTTCAGCTGCTGTTACCTTATCTGTCTGACAGTCATCTTTGGGTTTCAGTAGGAATGCATCCATAGAtcgggacattttttttttctggcgaCACGTTTCTTGTGCGTCTCGCATGCACTGTGTCTCTTCACATTGTATTCTCCCTCTGTGTGAAGAGGAAAATCTGCCTAAGTAACCCTTGTGTGCGCAGTTTGATTGACATCAATACACAGCCCCTTAATGACAGCTTTCACTCTTTCTTCACAGCCATTGGGCACAAGGCAGATTTTAGACAAGCGTCTGTGAAAAGCATCGTAACTTTTGAAAACTAGAGCCAATCGAACTGCGAGACATCATCTCTATTTGTGGGACGTTGGAAAAGGGTTAAAAATGCTGTGCAGTCCCACATAAAGCAGGACACATGGTCACTCTAGGCTAACAGCTAGGCTGactaatgaaattaaaataatgaccAATGTAgcacattattttttgttgctgaGTAATTATGTAgtgtaattcttttttaaagtagCAATTAACTGCTTTGCCCAACATCAGCACTGTAGTTGTGCAAAGGATGACAGAggttgtcattttctctcaagCTCTATTTTGTCATCCTTCAATGGAATACCTGTCACTTGTGTTCACTAACGTTCACTGTGTTCACTGTGATCACTAACCAAAATCTGTAACACTTTATAAATATACACCAtgtacaacaaaataacaaaattacCATGATAAggtcacattttcattcatcttgTATTTACCCACATGCTAGCCTTCAAAAAATGACTTGCATCAGACCTGCTCTTAGGCCCAAAACACTACAAATAAAAGGTATATTCAGAATTTTTAATCACTGCCTTTGCTACAGTGCTgataatatgttttattttgtcttccaGTAAAAGACAATCCACAGTGCATCAAAAATcccattttttgtttcttaggAAAACATTCATTCAACTATGTATCTGACTTTTGCTCTGTTCATGTATGCTGGACTGTTGTGAAATGCTTTATTCTCCTTATTATCCATTCCGtcttccatctctccatcctcgGCATCCTCTGCTTTTCCCATCATCCTTAGAGGCAACAAATGGCCACCATGTTGTCGGGTGTTGCTGTTTACCGTTTGGCAGCAGGCCTTGTCTTTAGTTAGAAAGTAAAGGAGGGCATTGAGCCATGCGTTGAATGATGCCAAAGGCCTCGTAATCTTATAGCACATGGAGACCATGGTCATGGTGTGACAGGGGACCCTATTTGTCACTTTCAACAGGAGGAAGATTGTCCTAGTTACATGAAAGGGGAGGAAACACAGAGCAAAGAGGAGAGTGATGGTGATAATAGTCTTGATAGATTTACGTCTGCGATTGGCATATGGGGAGTGGGCGCCAAGATAAATGGACATCCCTTTATCTCTTCCCACTGCCCTTGACATTCCAttgcttcctcttctttctcttccgaGTATTGCAGagctccttctctcccttttctccacTCCTTCATGTCCGCCCTCTCTTGGACCTCTGTGGGATGAGGGCCGTGAATGCAGAGTTCTAAATATGGTTAGAACAACATGAGAGTAGCACCAAGCAATTATggaaaaaggcacaaaaaagcCCAGCAAATGGAGTATGATGCCATAGGGTACGTAATCAGGAAACTCCTTATCTATGGCATCGTCCCAACAGTTCTGGTATTCCTCAATGACCCCTTCCAGGTTACCATGGCTTGCATTAACATTGATTGATGGTATCTCATGGCTTTGGTTGTCAGTACCGCTTACATTGGTGCCAGTCCCCCCCAGTCTTGTCACATGACCAGTCTGAGCAAACCGGAAGATAGGGCAGGTCAAAGCAAAAACTACAATCCAAACCAGAACACAAGTGCACTTCACAGCCTTCTTGGTCTCCAGTGTGATGACTTTCATTGGGTGGCAGATACCGAGGTATCTGTGGACAGAGATGCAAGTGAGGAAGAAGATCGAGCAGTAAAGGTTAAAGTAGAAGAGAAAACGGACCAGGCGGCACATGAAGTCCCCAAAGACCCAACGGTCACGCATGATGTAACTAGCCACAAGGAATGGCAGTGACAGGCCGTACATGAAGTCTGTAGAGGCCAGGTTGACCATGTAGATGAGAGAGGCATTCCAGCGCTTGGTCTGGCAGAACGAGCGGTAGAGGACGACAGAGTTAAGGAAAATGCTGAAGAGGAATGTGAAAGAGTAACAGATGGGGAGGAAGATGTACTTGTAGGATTCATCTATGCTGcaagatggagatggaggggtgatggagggagagggtgacCAGGAACTGAGCACGGTATGGAGCACCGAGACACTGATGTTGGGAGGAACCCCACCTCTGGATGACATTCTGATGAATTGAGTAACTTTCATGTGTGGAAGAATTTGCACACCGCTGTGGTGTGTACGTTTGGGATCCTGTCAgacttcttctctctcatccttgTAATCGGCACCACTTAGTGTCAGTTTTGTGCGATCCTTTACTGGAGATGTTGAGGTGAGTTCAGATCCATGAGTGGACGTTTACCTAGAGATAAAGAGACAAGTTACAGTAGTTATCCGACTACAGTCATTCAAGATCTCAGTTAATTTGCTGAACTAAGTTTCAGCTTGGTGTTGCAATCAGTAGTATTTCACAGAATCTGCACAAAATAACCAATAGATGTTTTTCATTGGTTTTGATGATTTTGATTCAGCTGGTTCACATAGTTGATTCAAATCTAGTCCTTCTGGTGGAGCACAGTTTTTGATGATGGCTAACACAAGTGACCCTCAAGGGACgtcctgattttgccaagtggctgcTGTCCTGAGACCAACATTTTGTATAGCGTTAATAGTAGGCGGACATCCTAATTTTGGCTGATGACTCCATCGTGTTAGCGCTCATCACTATCACAAACAAACCAGAGGTTTTCACAGTCTGATTTTAATGACATCTTAACCTCATGTAAGGCTTCAAGAACACAGagctttaatgttttattgttttattatttcagtaaGAAGTGTCCCTCCCTTTCTGATCCCACTCCTGTTTTTACTTGCTGTTAATTCAAACTAACGGTAGCGAAGATAGCAAACATGATTAATACTACCTAGACACCAGCATGTTAACATTGTGAGAACCAAAGCTCAAAGTTAATGTATAGATTTTGTTTAGTTGAAAAATGCTCCACACTGGCTAATTTTGAAGGGGAGGAGGTAAAGTGAGAGGTTATATTTCCCACCACCCCATCTCCCCCCAATTCTTCGAATGTTGACCAGGGCCTTTGCACAATCTGTTTGACCTCCTGTTGTACGCTGCTGATTCTTAGTGCTTGTTTGCCTTCCTGTGTACAAGGGTATGCTGCTGATTCAGTCTCTTCTCACCCCATTAGCTCAGCAATAAGTAACCAAACTTGCCTTAGTGTCTCCGTCCCTCTATAACATCACGCCTCGCTCTCACCCCAAGGACTAGAGACTGTCTTTACAATCCTTAAAGCTACTCCAATTAGATGCCAGATGAAGAGGGACTGTTGTaagtcaacatttttcagttaAACAGGATTAACTCAGGCAACACTCAGTTGAAAGGCCGACCATCAGCTGTGACGCTACATATGAGGATCAGCACACAGACTGGTGCAGCAGTGTTGGTTCAGTGAGCCATCTGCAGGTTTTACCAGCACTTCACTAGTTCAAGTAAATAAGGGTAATGTGTCAACCAGTAACGTGACACAttaacagtaaaacacaaatatagCCACAAAAAGGTGAACCCTTTGGAATAATTTCAAATATTGTATAAATTTGTCTTAGTATTATAAATATTCAGATCTTCCTCTAAGTTACAATTACAAACTCCCTGATTTCCAACTCCATGTTGGAGAAAGCATTGGACTGACTGAGCTTATGGTAAGGAGGTCAATCAATGAAAGAAGACTGGAAGTGTGAGTTAGAGACACTTTGACACATAATGATAAACACTCAAACATTTTGAGAAGCATATGTTGGATCTCAAACAAACATGGCAGAAGACTCCGGGTCAAAACTTGATTTACATGAAGCTGGAAAGGGCCTTAAGGGAAGATGAATTCACCATTTTATCAGTGTATCTTACGGGATATTATTATCACCTATGCGTCACACTGTCACTCAATTAAAGAAGAAATGGTTTGATATGAAACGGCTTAAAAACATTGTAAGTTTATACAATGTGAAGCATGCTAAAAGTATTTAACATACATTATTACAACATTTATTCTCGGGTGTGTAAAAGAGGTTGGCCAGGACCTGGCCTTCACAACACCAGTTGTGTGCTCTACCACGGCACAATTTCGCATATGACGCTCGTTGTATGAGCGCCTTGTCTGCGCATTGACTAGTGGCATCATGAGCCAGGGACTTTTAGCATAAACTCAATCCCTGGGGAAAATTCTGAATTGTAGGTAAAATAGCTTGCATGGCAACATTAGCAGCTGACAAGTCAAGCCAGCCATCTCCATGCACGCCTTGCGCATGCCAACTACACTATTTTGCAGCACAAAGGTGCGCTCCCCTGGACATCACTAAATATTTAATAGgtacatgaataaattattatattatatgtttattaATGAATGCTTCACAGTAATGAAATATGCAAGTCATTGGTGAACAACTTGACGTGAATAACAGCAGACAAAGTTCATGTGACTCCATCAGGACCACTCATCTTTTGT
Encoded proteins:
- the si:dkey-6n21.13 gene encoding P2Y purinoceptor 3, with the protein product MKVTQFIRMSSRGGVPPNISVSVLHTVLSSWSPSPSITPPSPSCSIDESYKYIFLPICYSFTFLFSIFLNSVVLYRSFCQTKRWNASLIYMVNLASTDFMYGLSLPFLVASYIMRDRWVFGDFMCRLVRFLFYFNLYCSIFFLTCISVHRYLGICHPMKVITLETKKAVKCTCVLVWIVVFALTCPIFRFAQTGHVTRLGGTGTNVSGTDNQSHEIPSINVNASHGNLEGVIEEYQNCWDDAIDKEFPDYVPYGIILHLLGFFVPFSIIAWCYSHVVLTIFRTLHSRPSSHRGPREGGHEGVEKRERRSSAILGRERRGSNGMSRAVGRDKGMSIYLGAHSPYANRRRKSIKTIITITLLFALCFLPFHVTRTIFLLLKVTNRVPCHTMTMVSMCYKITRPLASFNAWLNALLYFLTKDKACCQTVNSNTRQHGGHLLPLRMMGKAEDAEDGEMEDGMDNKENKAFHNSPAYMNRAKVRYIVE